The genome window CCTTGGTATTTACCGCGCCGTTTATGCCGCCTTGAGCGCAGACCGAGTGCGACCGTTTTACAGGCACGACCGAGATCAGGTCAACGTCGTGGCCCGCCTCGGCGATCTTCATCGCCGCCGCCAGACCGGCGAGGCCGCCGCCGACGATAGCTATTTTTAGACCTCTTGCCATAACAAAAAAACTCTACCGCACTCCGGGCTGCGGCCGATCAAACGTCGGACGCGGCGTCTCACATAAAGCCTGCGGCAACAGGCCGCAGGGCCGGACAAATGCAAAAGCCGCATTCACGCCCGTAACGCCAAGGACCAAGGCCAATGTAAGAGATGCATACATTGTAAGCTTCTGCGCTTTTTCGCCTATCACCAACCCCCAATCGACGACGAAAAGGAACACACCATATGCCAGATGCCATGCTGTTGCAAGCACGCCCAAGATATACACCACCAACACCCATGTGATCTGGAATTCGTCCGAAACTATCCCAAACGCACGATGCGCATTGCCCGCCACCGGCGTCATGTTCAGCCCCGGTATCAGGCCAAACCGGAAGTTCAGAATGTGAAAGAAAAGAAAGAAGAATAAATATATCCCGGTCAGCCGCTGCAAAAGATAAAACCAGTTCCTCGCATAGCCATACGCGAGGACATTGGGCTTGGATTCCGACGAGATGAGAATGCCGTAAACCGAATGAAAGATCAAAGGCAGGAAGATGCCGCCGATCTCGATCAGGAGAAGATACGGCATCTCATGGATGTCGGCAACGTGCTCGTTAAAGACCTTGCCGCCATTCAATACAGTTGAATTCGTATAGAGGTGGACGAAGTAGAACAGTCCCAACGGCGCAATACCGCTGATCTGATGTAGCTTGCGCAACAGAAACGTTCTGGAGAATTCGATCGCCATCTACTTGATCCGAGTCTCTGAGGTCTTTTCTAAAGTCTAAAGGCAAACGGCAAAGTTCGCCAAGCTTACACCTGAAATTTTTATGATAAGTCTCGTTTCAGATAAGATAAAATGAAAAATAATGAAGCGACTTAACAGAAGAGCTTATTAGAAATGCACATCGAAACGCTAAAAGTTTTCTGCGACCTAGTGGACCTCGAGAGCTTCTCGCTCGCCGCAGAACGGAATTTCGTCACCCAATCGGCCGTCAGCCAGCAGATCCGTTCTCTCGAAGAGAGGTTCAAACGCCGCCTTCTGGAGCGTATACGAGGCCGTCGCGAGGTAAAACTCACGGCCGCAGGTGAGGTCTTTTATCGCGAATCGCGAAATGTGCTCGACGCCTATGACCAGATGCAGGAAAGCTTGAGAGGCGTCGTCGGCAAGGTCGGCGGGACCGTCAAGGTCGCGACCGTTTACAGTGTGGGCCTCCACGAACTGCCGGCCAAGGTCCGCGAATTCCTGCGACGGTTTCCGGCTGCAAAGATCGATCTTGAATATCTGCGCAGCACGCGCGTCGTTCGCGAGGTGCTAAGTGGCGGCGTCGAATTGGGTGTCCTGGCCCTGCCCGAGCCGCGCCGGGGCCTGACCGTCACGCCAATGCCGGATAATCTGCTCGTCCTGATCGCGCCGCCTGACCA of Chloracidobacterium sp. contains these proteins:
- a CDS encoding LysR family transcriptional regulator — protein: MHIETLKVFCDLVDLESFSLAAERNFVTQSAVSQQIRSLEERFKRRLLERIRGRREVKLTAAGEVFYRESRNVLDAYDQMQESLRGVVGKVGGTVKVATVYSVGLHELPAKVREFLRRFPAAKIDLEYLRSTRVVREVLSGGVELGVLALPEPRRGLTVTPMPDNLLVLIAPPDHKLASRKKAKVTELNGENFVHFERDVPTRKAMDNIFKANNVEVRKVAEFDNIETIKRAVEVGFGLAIVPEPAVIEAKKAGTLAVIPLAEKYWVRSVGVIHRTDRELSLAAKKFLQLLENTDR